One part of the Vicia villosa cultivar HV-30 ecotype Madison, WI linkage group LG6, Vvil1.0, whole genome shotgun sequence genome encodes these proteins:
- the LOC131610245 gene encoding uncharacterized protein LOC131610245 isoform X1 — protein MTVACDMKAHTLVTDIGGDSYSKYGNELNEEYKDNTLVNPNDKNGKGDGGVVCYKCLRGGTLLYCCGKRCGRRYHPSCLDLPLKFLPIGFWHCISCNEKKIKLGVHSVSKGVESIFDSREVVSKDEVIEREYFVKYQGFAHAHNCWIPEKQMLIEAPKLLEKYKKKQQVVRWKKDWSIPQRLLLKRKIIMSKQNADPFDGNDDNDSICQYEWLVKWAGLGYDHVTWELDDASFMRSSKGMKLVENYESRQKRSVGLSNPLEANEEKKVSFTELSVLSSFGDSPGLYNQHLSYVNKLRMCWHKGQSAVIVDDQIDQERITKVILYISSLSCNVKRPFLIISTSTGLSTWETEFLNLAPSANLVVYKGTKYVRDNIRALEFDNEDGGSSFQILLSSSDIIIEDLHALRYIQWEAIIIDECHRPRILGQFDNLNILKAETRLLLISGQIKEDRADYIKLLSFLKSGHDELHFSSASISNLKSQLEQYIALKCSSDSSRFIEYWVPAQLSSLQLEQYCSILLSNSLLLCSGQKSNSVDALRDLIISTRKCCNHPYLLNPSLSSLVTGGLPVEEHLDIGIKVSGKLQLLEKILVEAKSRELKVMILYQSSGGSGSIGNILDDVLCQRFGNDCYVRYGRGYIPSKKQAALAAFNDRESGRFVFLIESSACTPSIKLSSVDTIILFDSGLDPQNDLKSLQKMSISSKFKKLPVLRLYSYFTVEEKVLMLAKEGIALDSNMQLISQSTNHSLLKWGASYLFSKLDDLHGSGSSASASDISDHSILSDVIFELSSKLVCDSDGIDCHGQSFISRVQQNGGEYARNISLLGEREMKKLGNETHTFSWSDLLKGRYPHWRFLPVLPQRIRKRVEYFHPSLTESEYENDTISIRRKTASKDNVDPEERKVTKDSVDPKRRKMSEDIVGSKRREFSKSVADPKEILDSNGCKVSEDIVGSKHVKKKWKNKKNRSPGKRRRQLNGVSVINKPIQKLKKPPEMPKSTKLLSKPDISDLCDVLHIPENVKAVAMRLLEYVFEHYNVCCLEASIVQAFEISVCWVAASLLKHEIDRKHSLDLAKQHLNFNCKEEEATYVYDKLQKHEKDFSSCLQNELSVEKNNTHIGSDSLAPELKDLVEEEKQKGFQHPHVLNLVKSPKNEADLSIKSPTSEIDLPRKSPTTVLFSQNQIYTENIHNEPYMAHEIATSQKNPGSFPMEPEADATSMECVPDEGINSINLVAAEVSSLEHWNEVPNSSNDSNYVNHVTGSLERQSPIVSSDITPCDDSFFEGLQIFMNQVIDIDNSMNMSTPSAQLLNVETDPVTCDRTDVPEVTQPYSTVRPVCGESTTSEFSEWPLPYTQLSLADLVAFSQTSQPTSEAPENENFTCAPHDITNPGYMNSDHFQAHYGPFEMPIEMPLDADSLLIEMEQIIKNREEAYKTREEKILQLQSDYTKEYEMLREKYNMLLQNVDTAEGLKNEELETQRNIVSKSMILADIWCRNYSCFYRNLQQNEHIMETSIFDSPYHSYPCSMTPPVYGNFHL, from the exons ATGACTGTTGCGTGTGACATGAAAGCTCATACTCTTGTTACTGAT ATTGGAGGGGATTCCTATTCAAAGTATGGCAATGAATTGAATGAAGAATATAAAGATAACACACTTGTGAATCCTAATGATAAAAATGGAAAAGGTGATGGGGGAGTTGTTTGTTACAAGTGCTTGCGCGGGGGAACACTCTT GTACTGTTGTGGTAAAAGATGTGGAAGGAGGTATCACCCGTCTTGTTTGGATCTTCCTCTCAAATTTCTTCCTATAGGGTTTTGGCATTGTATTTCTTGTAATGAGAAAAAAATAAAGCTTGGCGTGCATTCTGTTTCTAAAGGGGTAGAATCCATATTTGATTCTCGAGAAGTCGTTTCCAAAGATGAAG TTATCGAAAGGGAGTACTTTGTCAAGTATCAGGGCTTTGCTCATGCTCATAACTGTTGGATTCCAGAAAAACAGATGCTTATTGAGGCTCCGAAGCTTTTGGAAAAGTACAAGAAGAAACAACAG GTTGTCAGGTGGAAAAAAGATTGGAGTATACCTCAACGGTTGTTGCTAAAAAGGAAAATTATTATGTCAAAGCAAAATGCTGACCCTTTTGATGGAAATGATGACAATGATTCAATTTGCCAATATGAATGGCTTGTGAAATGGGCTGGTCTTGGTTATGAtcatgttacatgggagttagacgATGCTTCATTTATGAGATCTtctaaaggcatgaaacttgtaGAGAATTATGAAAGTCGTCAAAAGAGATCGGTTGGACTGTCGAATCCTCTTGAAGCTAATGAG GAGAAAAAAGTTTCCTTTACCGAATTATCGGTATTATCATCATTTGGAGATTCACCTGGATTGTATAACCAGCATTTGAGTTATGTGAACAAGCTTCGCATGTGTTGGCACAAAGGTCAGAGTGCTGTTATCGTTGACGATCAAATTGACCAG GAGCGGATTACGAAGGTGATTTTGTATATATCATCTTTGAGTTGTAATGTGAAAAGGCCTTTTCTCATAATCTCAACTTCTACTGGCCTCTCTACATGGGAAACAGAATTCTTAAATTTGGCACCATCTGCCAATCTTGTAGTTTACAAGGGAACAAAATATGTACGCGATAACATCAGAGCGTTAGAGTTTGATAATGAAGATGGTGGTAGTTCATTTCAAATATTACTATCATCATCTGATATCATCATTGAG GACTTACATGCATTGAGATACATTCAATGGGAAGCAATAATAATTGATGAATGCCATCGACCCAGAATTTTAGGACAGTTTGACAATCTCAATATTCTAAAAGCTGAGACAAGGCTCCTTCTCATCAGTGGACAAATCAAG GAAGATCGTGCGGATTATATCAAACTCCTTTCATTCCTTAAGTCAGGACATGATGAGTTACATTTCTCATCTGCAAGCATCTCCAatttgaagagtcaattggaacaATATATTGCACTTAAGTGCAGTTCTGACTCAAGCAGGTTTATAGAGTATTGGGTTCCTGCGCAGCTTTCCAGTTTGCAGCTTGAGCAGTATTGCTCAATACTGCTTTCAAACTCATTGCTGTTATGCTCAGGCCAGAAGTCTAATTCTGTTGATGCCCTTCGTGACCTTATTATCTCAACAAGGAAG TGCTGCAACCATCCTTATCTCCTCAACCCGTCACTGAGTAGTTTGGTAACCGGAGGTCTGCCTGTTGAAGAGCATTTAGATATTGGAATAAAAGTAAGTGGAAAATTGCAACTTCTTGAAAAGATCCTTGTTGAAGCTAAAAGTCGTGAGCTAAAAGTGATGATATTATATCAG TCTAGTGGTGGTTCTGGATCAATTGGAAATATTCTGGATGATGTTCTCTGTCAGAGATTTGGAAATGACTGCTATGTACGATATGGTAGAGGTTACATTCCTTCAAAGAAGCAAGCTGCTTTGGCCGCATTTAATGATAGAGAAAGTGGACGATTTGTTTTCTTGATAGAGAGCAGTGCTTGTACCCCTAGCATCAAGCTGTCATCTGTGGATACTATTATATTATTTGACAGTGGTTTGGACCCTCAAAATGACCTAAAGTCCCTACAAAAAATGTCCATCAGCTCAAAGTTCAAAAAGTTACCAGTTTTGAGATTGTACTCATACTTCACTGTTGAAGAAAAGGTTTTAATGCTTGCAAAAGAGGGAATAGCTCTTGACAGCAACATGCAGTTGATTAGCCAGAGTACTAATCACAGCCTGCTAAAATGGGGTGCCTCTTATCTGTTCAGTAAGCTTGATGACTTGCATGGAAGCGGATCCTCTGCCTCTGCTTCAGACATCTCTGATCATTCAATTCTGAGTGATGTAATATTTGAACTATCATCCAAACTGGTTTGTGATAGCGATGGAATTGATTGTCATGGACAGTCATTCATATCGAGAGTACAACAAAATGGAGGGGAATATGCAAGAAACATTTCATTGCTAGGAGAAAGAGAAATGAAGAAATTGGGGAATGAAACACATACTTTTTCCTGGAGTGATCTCCTAAAAGGAAGGTATCCTCATTGGAGGTTTTTACCTGTTTTACCTCAAAGGATCCGAAAAAGAGTTGAATATTTTCATCCCTCACTAACAGAATCTGAGTATGAAAATGACACCATTTCAATAAGGAGGAAAACAGCGTCCAAGGATAATGTAGATCCTGAGGAGAGGAAAGTCACCAAGGATAGTGTTGACCCCAAAAGAAGGAAAATGTCCGAGGATATTGTTGGTAGTAAAAGGAGGGAATTCTCAAAGAGTGTTGCTGATCCTAAGGAAATTCTTGATTCCAATGGTTGTAAAGTGTCCGAGGATATTGTTGGTTCTAAACATGTGAAAAAGAAGTGGAAGAACAAGAAGAATCGAAGTCCTGGTAAAAGGAGAAGACAATTGAACG GAGTATCTGTAATTAACAAACCGATTCAAAAACTAAAGAAGCCGCCTGAGATGCCCAAGAGCACCAAACTCTTGTCAAAGCCTGATATATCAGATCTCTGTGATGTTCTACACATTCCG GAAAATGTCAAGGCTGTTGCCATGAGGCTTCTTGAGTATGTATTTGAACATTACAATGTTTGTTGCCTGGAAGCTTCTATAGTGCAGGCATTTGAAATATCGGTG TGTTGGGTTGCAGCTTCTTTGTTGAAACACGAGATTGATAGGAAACATTCACTTGATCTTGCAAAacaacacttgaatttcaattgCAAGGAGGAAGAGGCCACCTATGTTTACGACAAACTGCAGAAGCATGAGAAAGATTTTTCAAGCTGTTTACAAAATGAACTTTCTGTTGAGAAAAATAATACACATATTGGTTCAGACTCCTTGGCACCTGAGCTGAAAGATTTGGTAGAGGAGGAGAAGCAAAAGGGTTTTCAGCATCCTCACGTTTTAAATCTTGTGAAATCTCCCAAAAATGAAGCTGATCTTTCTATAAAATCTCCCACAAGTGAAATTGATCTTCCAAGAAAATCTCCCACAACAGTGCTATTTTCACAAAATCAGATTTATACAGAAAACATTCATAATGAACCTTATATGGCTCATGAAATTGCTACATCTCAAAAGAACCCTGGTAGTTTTCCTATGGAACCGGAAGCAGATGCTACTTCCATGGAATGTGTTCCAGATGAAGGAATAAATTCCATAAACTTGGTAGCAGCTGAAGTTTCATCGCTCGAGCACTGGAATGAAGTCCCCAATTCAAGTAATGATTCCAATTATGTCAACCATGTTACAGGTTCTTTGGAAAGACAGAGTCCCATTGTAAGTTCAGATATTACACCATGTGATGACAGTTTTTTTGAAGGTCTTCAAATTTTTATGAATCAAGTGATTGACATTGACAATTCTATGAATATGTCAACTCCTTCTGCACAACTTCTCAATGTTGAGACTGATCCTGTAACTTGTGATAGAACTGATGTTCCTGAGGTAACACAGCCATACAGTACAGTGAGGCCTGTATGTGGTGAGTCAACTACTTCGGAGTTTTCTGAGTGGCCTTTACCATATACACAACTATCACTTGCAGATTTAGTGGCATTTTCACAG ACATCACAACCCACCAGTGAAGCGCCCGAGAATGAAAATTTCACTTGTGCGCCTCATGACATCACCAATCCTGGATATATGAACAGTGATCATTTTCAAGCTCATTACGGGCCATTTGAAATGCCAATTGAAATGCCCCTTGATGCAGACTCATTATTAATAGAAATGGAGCAAATAATAAAGAATAGGGAAGAAGCCTACAAGACACGCGAAGAAAAA ATATTGCAGCTGCAGTCCGACTACACAAAGGAGTACGAAATGTTAAGGGAAAAGTACAATATGTTGCTTCAGAATGTTGATACTGCAGAAGGATTAAAGAATGAGGAACTTGAGACACAGCGTAATATCGTTTCCAAGAGTATGATATTAGCTGACATTTGGTGCCGAAATTATAGTTGTTTCTATAGAAATTTGCAGCAGAATGAACATATCATGGAAACGTCCATCTTTGATTCACCATACCACTCGTATCCCTGCTCAATGACACCACCAGTTTATGGAAACTTCCATCTATGA
- the LOC131610245 gene encoding ISWI chromatin-remodeling complex ATPase ISW2-like isoform X2: MCWHKGQSAVIVDDQIDQERITKVILYISSLSCNVKRPFLIISTSTGLSTWETEFLNLAPSANLVVYKGTKYVRDNIRALEFDNEDGGSSFQILLSSSDIIIEDLHALRYIQWEAIIIDECHRPRILGQFDNLNILKAETRLLLISGQIKEDRADYIKLLSFLKSGHDELHFSSASISNLKSQLEQYIALKCSSDSSRFIEYWVPAQLSSLQLEQYCSILLSNSLLLCSGQKSNSVDALRDLIISTRKCCNHPYLLNPSLSSLVTGGLPVEEHLDIGIKVSGKLQLLEKILVEAKSRELKVMILYQSSGGSGSIGNILDDVLCQRFGNDCYVRYGRGYIPSKKQAALAAFNDRESGRFVFLIESSACTPSIKLSSVDTIILFDSGLDPQNDLKSLQKMSISSKFKKLPVLRLYSYFTVEEKVLMLAKEGIALDSNMQLISQSTNHSLLKWGASYLFSKLDDLHGSGSSASASDISDHSILSDVIFELSSKLVCDSDGIDCHGQSFISRVQQNGGEYARNISLLGEREMKKLGNETHTFSWSDLLKGRYPHWRFLPVLPQRIRKRVEYFHPSLTESEYENDTISIRRKTASKDNVDPEERKVTKDSVDPKRRKMSEDIVGSKRREFSKSVADPKEILDSNGCKVSEDIVGSKHVKKKWKNKKNRSPGKRRRQLNGVSVINKPIQKLKKPPEMPKSTKLLSKPDISDLCDVLHIPENVKAVAMRLLEYVFEHYNVCCLEASIVQAFEISVCWVAASLLKHEIDRKHSLDLAKQHLNFNCKEEEATYVYDKLQKHEKDFSSCLQNELSVEKNNTHIGSDSLAPELKDLVEEEKQKGFQHPHVLNLVKSPKNEADLSIKSPTSEIDLPRKSPTTVLFSQNQIYTENIHNEPYMAHEIATSQKNPGSFPMEPEADATSMECVPDEGINSINLVAAEVSSLEHWNEVPNSSNDSNYVNHVTGSLERQSPIVSSDITPCDDSFFEGLQIFMNQVIDIDNSMNMSTPSAQLLNVETDPVTCDRTDVPEVTQPYSTVRPVCGESTTSEFSEWPLPYTQLSLADLVAFSQTSQPTSEAPENENFTCAPHDITNPGYMNSDHFQAHYGPFEMPIEMPLDADSLLIEMEQIIKNREEAYKTREEKILQLQSDYTKEYEMLREKYNMLLQNVDTAEGLKNEELETQRNIVSKSMILADIWCRNYSCFYRNLQQNEHIMETSIFDSPYHSYPCSMTPPVYGNFHL, encoded by the exons ATGTGTTGGCACAAAGGTCAGAGTGCTGTTATCGTTGACGATCAAATTGACCAG GAGCGGATTACGAAGGTGATTTTGTATATATCATCTTTGAGTTGTAATGTGAAAAGGCCTTTTCTCATAATCTCAACTTCTACTGGCCTCTCTACATGGGAAACAGAATTCTTAAATTTGGCACCATCTGCCAATCTTGTAGTTTACAAGGGAACAAAATATGTACGCGATAACATCAGAGCGTTAGAGTTTGATAATGAAGATGGTGGTAGTTCATTTCAAATATTACTATCATCATCTGATATCATCATTGAG GACTTACATGCATTGAGATACATTCAATGGGAAGCAATAATAATTGATGAATGCCATCGACCCAGAATTTTAGGACAGTTTGACAATCTCAATATTCTAAAAGCTGAGACAAGGCTCCTTCTCATCAGTGGACAAATCAAG GAAGATCGTGCGGATTATATCAAACTCCTTTCATTCCTTAAGTCAGGACATGATGAGTTACATTTCTCATCTGCAAGCATCTCCAatttgaagagtcaattggaacaATATATTGCACTTAAGTGCAGTTCTGACTCAAGCAGGTTTATAGAGTATTGGGTTCCTGCGCAGCTTTCCAGTTTGCAGCTTGAGCAGTATTGCTCAATACTGCTTTCAAACTCATTGCTGTTATGCTCAGGCCAGAAGTCTAATTCTGTTGATGCCCTTCGTGACCTTATTATCTCAACAAGGAAG TGCTGCAACCATCCTTATCTCCTCAACCCGTCACTGAGTAGTTTGGTAACCGGAGGTCTGCCTGTTGAAGAGCATTTAGATATTGGAATAAAAGTAAGTGGAAAATTGCAACTTCTTGAAAAGATCCTTGTTGAAGCTAAAAGTCGTGAGCTAAAAGTGATGATATTATATCAG TCTAGTGGTGGTTCTGGATCAATTGGAAATATTCTGGATGATGTTCTCTGTCAGAGATTTGGAAATGACTGCTATGTACGATATGGTAGAGGTTACATTCCTTCAAAGAAGCAAGCTGCTTTGGCCGCATTTAATGATAGAGAAAGTGGACGATTTGTTTTCTTGATAGAGAGCAGTGCTTGTACCCCTAGCATCAAGCTGTCATCTGTGGATACTATTATATTATTTGACAGTGGTTTGGACCCTCAAAATGACCTAAAGTCCCTACAAAAAATGTCCATCAGCTCAAAGTTCAAAAAGTTACCAGTTTTGAGATTGTACTCATACTTCACTGTTGAAGAAAAGGTTTTAATGCTTGCAAAAGAGGGAATAGCTCTTGACAGCAACATGCAGTTGATTAGCCAGAGTACTAATCACAGCCTGCTAAAATGGGGTGCCTCTTATCTGTTCAGTAAGCTTGATGACTTGCATGGAAGCGGATCCTCTGCCTCTGCTTCAGACATCTCTGATCATTCAATTCTGAGTGATGTAATATTTGAACTATCATCCAAACTGGTTTGTGATAGCGATGGAATTGATTGTCATGGACAGTCATTCATATCGAGAGTACAACAAAATGGAGGGGAATATGCAAGAAACATTTCATTGCTAGGAGAAAGAGAAATGAAGAAATTGGGGAATGAAACACATACTTTTTCCTGGAGTGATCTCCTAAAAGGAAGGTATCCTCATTGGAGGTTTTTACCTGTTTTACCTCAAAGGATCCGAAAAAGAGTTGAATATTTTCATCCCTCACTAACAGAATCTGAGTATGAAAATGACACCATTTCAATAAGGAGGAAAACAGCGTCCAAGGATAATGTAGATCCTGAGGAGAGGAAAGTCACCAAGGATAGTGTTGACCCCAAAAGAAGGAAAATGTCCGAGGATATTGTTGGTAGTAAAAGGAGGGAATTCTCAAAGAGTGTTGCTGATCCTAAGGAAATTCTTGATTCCAATGGTTGTAAAGTGTCCGAGGATATTGTTGGTTCTAAACATGTGAAAAAGAAGTGGAAGAACAAGAAGAATCGAAGTCCTGGTAAAAGGAGAAGACAATTGAACG GAGTATCTGTAATTAACAAACCGATTCAAAAACTAAAGAAGCCGCCTGAGATGCCCAAGAGCACCAAACTCTTGTCAAAGCCTGATATATCAGATCTCTGTGATGTTCTACACATTCCG GAAAATGTCAAGGCTGTTGCCATGAGGCTTCTTGAGTATGTATTTGAACATTACAATGTTTGTTGCCTGGAAGCTTCTATAGTGCAGGCATTTGAAATATCGGTG TGTTGGGTTGCAGCTTCTTTGTTGAAACACGAGATTGATAGGAAACATTCACTTGATCTTGCAAAacaacacttgaatttcaattgCAAGGAGGAAGAGGCCACCTATGTTTACGACAAACTGCAGAAGCATGAGAAAGATTTTTCAAGCTGTTTACAAAATGAACTTTCTGTTGAGAAAAATAATACACATATTGGTTCAGACTCCTTGGCACCTGAGCTGAAAGATTTGGTAGAGGAGGAGAAGCAAAAGGGTTTTCAGCATCCTCACGTTTTAAATCTTGTGAAATCTCCCAAAAATGAAGCTGATCTTTCTATAAAATCTCCCACAAGTGAAATTGATCTTCCAAGAAAATCTCCCACAACAGTGCTATTTTCACAAAATCAGATTTATACAGAAAACATTCATAATGAACCTTATATGGCTCATGAAATTGCTACATCTCAAAAGAACCCTGGTAGTTTTCCTATGGAACCGGAAGCAGATGCTACTTCCATGGAATGTGTTCCAGATGAAGGAATAAATTCCATAAACTTGGTAGCAGCTGAAGTTTCATCGCTCGAGCACTGGAATGAAGTCCCCAATTCAAGTAATGATTCCAATTATGTCAACCATGTTACAGGTTCTTTGGAAAGACAGAGTCCCATTGTAAGTTCAGATATTACACCATGTGATGACAGTTTTTTTGAAGGTCTTCAAATTTTTATGAATCAAGTGATTGACATTGACAATTCTATGAATATGTCAACTCCTTCTGCACAACTTCTCAATGTTGAGACTGATCCTGTAACTTGTGATAGAACTGATGTTCCTGAGGTAACACAGCCATACAGTACAGTGAGGCCTGTATGTGGTGAGTCAACTACTTCGGAGTTTTCTGAGTGGCCTTTACCATATACACAACTATCACTTGCAGATTTAGTGGCATTTTCACAG ACATCACAACCCACCAGTGAAGCGCCCGAGAATGAAAATTTCACTTGTGCGCCTCATGACATCACCAATCCTGGATATATGAACAGTGATCATTTTCAAGCTCATTACGGGCCATTTGAAATGCCAATTGAAATGCCCCTTGATGCAGACTCATTATTAATAGAAATGGAGCAAATAATAAAGAATAGGGAAGAAGCCTACAAGACACGCGAAGAAAAA ATATTGCAGCTGCAGTCCGACTACACAAAGGAGTACGAAATGTTAAGGGAAAAGTACAATATGTTGCTTCAGAATGTTGATACTGCAGAAGGATTAAAGAATGAGGAACTTGAGACACAGCGTAATATCGTTTCCAAGAGTATGATATTAGCTGACATTTGGTGCCGAAATTATAGTTGTTTCTATAGAAATTTGCAGCAGAATGAACATATCATGGAAACGTCCATCTTTGATTCACCATACCACTCGTATCCCTGCTCAATGACACCACCAGTTTATGGAAACTTCCATCTATGA